A genome region from Pygocentrus nattereri isolate fPygNat1 chromosome 6, fPygNat1.pri, whole genome shotgun sequence includes the following:
- the si:ch211-67e16.3 gene encoding uncharacterized protein si:ch211-67e16.3 produces MSFRFFILLLCLSMTLQEDDRLNVTTFLQYHLDDTDSVSVICQHDGRESWNVGASLKDGKDRVCDKCTKSIMGNQVKFTFKNLSSDEKDLYYQCHVYRRDPIPVITTFGEKIKLFPGFKECSCPHISHDSLTTSGPARPCPEILGLSHPLTWALIGLVFVLCLFSLCITAVYIKLKVKRSEEISDTLTYVPMQVKPKKVKRYNADKNAEYMDMRKVHPQTGSSRDMNYNCCPVPTGFTV; encoded by the exons ATGTCGTTCAGGTTCTTTATCCTCCTACTGTGCCTTTCTATGACACTTCAAGAAG ATGACAGATTAAATGTGACCACTTTTCTGCAGTACCACTTGGATGATACTGACTCAGTTAGTGTCATATGTCAGCATGATGGAAGGGAAAGCTGGAATGTTGGAGCAAGTCTGAAGGATGGGAAGGATAGAGTTTGTGACAAATGTACAAAGTCTATAATGGGCAACCAGGTGAAGTTCACCTTTAAGAATCTAAGTTCTGACGAAAAAGACCTTTACTATCAATGTCATGTTTACCGACGGGACCCAATTCCGGTTATCACTACATTTGGGGAGAAAATTAAGCTGTTCCCAG GTTTTAAAGAGTGCAGTTGTCCACATATCTCACATGACAGCCTGACAACATCTGGCCCTGCTCGTCCCTGTCCTGAGATTCTCGGCCTTTCTCACCCTCTCACCTGGGCTCTGATTGGTCTGGTGTTTGTGCTGTGCCTCTTTAGCCTGTGTATTACTGCTGTCTACATCAAGCTGAAG GTCAAAAGGTCTGAAGAGATATCTGATACACTGACTTATGTTCCAATGCAG GTCAAACCCAag AAAGTGAAACGCTACAATGCAGACAAGAATGCAGAATACATGGATATGCGTAAAGTGCACCCTCAGACAGGATCCAGCAGAGACATGAACTACAACTGTTGTCCTGTTCCTACTGGCTTCACCGTCTGA
- the cd28 gene encoding T-cell-specific surface glycoprotein CD28, which yields MIAILMTVILGIPLGNAFSVSQPYYVVGSQGQASLHCTFSIKAKEMKVSLYKGMYGEERICSANINISEPHIVTDGKVHCRGNVSKGRVDLTIFGLKGEDTDLYRCQVEIIFPPPYLSKFGNGTLVYIPETPDCPTEHTEARIQDNPEITPIQSPSLPLILICAILITTTIILILQVMNMIITPSKSNHVPQIAPQKGDYMNFW from the exons ATGATTGCCATCCTGATGACAGTGATCTTGGGCATCCCTCTGGGGAATG CCTTCAGTGTTTCACAGCCATACTATGTAGTGGGCAGTCAGGGACAAGCATCCTTGCATTGCACCTTCAGCATCAAggcaaaagaaatgaaagtgtCCCTGTATAAAGGGATGTATGGGGAAGAAAGGATTTGCAGTGCCAATATCAACATCTCAGAGCCCCACATAGTGACAGATGGTAAGGTGCACTGCAGAGGAAATGTAAGCAAAGGCAGAGTGGACCTGACCATCTTTGGCTTGAAGGGGGAGGACACTGACCTCTATCGATGCCAAGTGGAGATCATTTTTCCACCACCGTACCTCAGCAAGTTTGGGAATGGCACACTGGTGTATATTCCAG AAACCCCAGACTGCCCCACTGAACACACCGAGGCTAGAATCCAGGACAACCCAGAGATTACACCCATCCAAAGCCCCTCACTACCCCTTATTCTGATATGTGCCATTCTCATAaccaccaccatcatcctcaTTCTGCAG GTGATGAACATGATCATTACACCATCAAAGTCCAATCACGTGCCACAAATAGCTCCACAGAAAGGCGATTACATGAACTTCTGGTGA
- the LOC108423875 gene encoding uncharacterized protein LOC108423875 translates to MLDYRIILIVAILTIFHSTISEYHVHAKNGPHCKSNVKDMLLAIQRVTANDNTASVHCPTLKDDEENVHISLYRNTCELHSTDFRRTQPSNNSDLQHRLHLSIEKNTVYYLISLPQVNDTSLYCCEVQHGTTDSRTACTLLLVKDAVPFCSYEGGPVYWLMLTVGCGLFALYGLIVTVVTCSFCRKLKNEEEDQNDYCNTKPGEFKRAK, encoded by the exons ATGCTTGACTACAGGATCATTCTCATCGTCGCGATCCTCACCATCTTTCATTCAACAATTTCTGAGTACCACGTTCATGCGAAGAACGGCCCACACTGCAAATCAAATGTCAAAG ACATGCTCCTGGCTATACAGAGAGTAACTGCAAACGACAACactgcttcagtccactgccCAACACTGAAAGATGATGAGGAGAACGTTCACATCAGTCTATACAGAAACACATGTGAACTGCACTCGACTGATTTCAGAAGGACTCAACCATCGAACAACTCAGATCTCCAGCACAGGCTTCATTTATCCATTGAGAAGAATACAGTCTATTATCTGATAAGCCTGCCTCAAGTCAATGACACAAGCCTGTACTGTTGTGAAGTCCAGCATGGCACCACTGACAGCAGAACAGCCTGCACTTTGCTACTTGTTAAAG ATGCAGTTCCTTTCTGTTCTTATGAGGGAGGACCAGTGTACTGGCTGATGCTAACTGTAGGCTGTGGGCTATTTGCTTTGTACGGCCTTATTGTCACTGTTGTCACCTGTTCCTTTTGT CGGAAACTCAAGAACGAAGAGGAAGATCAGAATGATTATTGCAACACAAAACCAGGAGAATTCAAAAGAGCCAAATGA